One window of Thermocoleostomius sinensis A174 genomic DNA carries:
- the mutS gene encoding DNA mismatch repair protein MutS, translating to MTDYTSSPDSPSNLLGDLPERLVKHTVRYADHRSVDRHELTPMMRHYVEMKDQYPHALLLYRVGDFFETFFQDAITVARELELVLTSKDAGQKIGRVPLSGIPHHALDRYCALLVEKGYAVAVCDQTEDAADVQGRLVQREVTRVITPGTVLEEGMLNARRNNYLAAVVIAGTHWGLAIADISTGEFLTTQSSELEQLSQELMRLQPSEVLVPTNAPDLGGLLRPGDKEARSRVAADLPDCLPIQFCYTMRSQAPFALAEAKQRLLEKFRVRSLEGMGCEHLPLAVRAAGGLLEYLENTLKSERRKTEGEKQNRDSHSSLLLQPLCTYTLTEYLVIDHQTRRNLEITQTVRDGTFHGSLLWALDRTVTAMGGRMLRRWLLQPLLDIAAIQARQDTIQELIENGSLRQNFQQLLKRIYDLERLTGRAGSGTANARDLVALGDSLCKLPEVAALAAAGRSPYLRALQSVPPELEQLGRHLQAHLVEQPPLYLTEGNLIRSGVNTQLDELRRQVEADQQWIAQLEASERQRTGIPNLKVGYNKTFGYYISISRAKAKGDQVPEGYIRKQTLTNEERYITTELKEKETALQHAQDVLNKLEYDIFIELRSNVAEYAEIIRPIAQAVASIDVLCALSEVAVYQGYCRPEIVPTREIHITDGRHPVVEQSLPAGFFVPNSAMLGNRESGIGNRESGKCKSNNSTEDPSHSLLPTSHSPDLIILTGPNASGKSCYLRQVGLIQLMAQMGSFVPAKSATLGVCDRIFTRVGAVDDLATGQSTFMVEMNETANILNHATPKSLVLLDEIGRGTATFDGLSIAWAVAEYLAIEIRSRTIFATHYHELNELASILANVANYQVTVKELPDQIIFLHQVQPGGADRSYGIEAGRLAGLPASVIQRAKQVMTQIEKHSHIAVGLRQGNKKNHKNSQEKKANEKGENYQINIESDDLEQLDIFS from the coding sequence ATGACGGATTACACCTCCTCTCCAGATTCTCCATCTAATTTACTAGGCGATTTGCCGGAACGTCTGGTTAAGCATACGGTGCGCTATGCTGACCATCGATCGGTCGATCGCCATGAGTTAACGCCGATGATGCGGCACTATGTGGAGATGAAAGATCAATATCCCCATGCGCTGCTGTTGTATCGGGTGGGCGATTTTTTTGAGACGTTCTTTCAAGATGCGATCACCGTAGCGCGAGAGTTGGAGCTTGTTTTAACTAGCAAAGATGCGGGGCAGAAGATTGGGCGCGTTCCCTTGTCTGGCATTCCCCACCATGCCCTCGATCGCTACTGTGCGCTGCTAGTGGAAAAGGGCTATGCGGTGGCCGTGTGCGATCAAACGGAAGATGCAGCGGATGTGCAGGGTCGATTGGTGCAGCGGGAAGTGACTCGCGTAATTACGCCCGGAACGGTGCTGGAAGAAGGTATGTTGAATGCCCGTCGCAATAATTACTTGGCGGCGGTGGTGATTGCGGGAACGCACTGGGGATTGGCGATCGCTGATATCTCAACGGGGGAATTTCTGACGACGCAATCGAGTGAACTGGAACAATTGTCACAAGAACTGATGCGGCTGCAACCGTCAGAGGTGTTGGTTCCCACAAATGCACCTGATTTGGGTGGACTGCTGCGACCGGGTGATAAGGAGGCTCGATCACGGGTAGCGGCGGACCTGCCCGACTGTCTGCCAATTCAGTTTTGCTACACGATGCGCTCACAAGCGCCATTTGCCCTAGCGGAAGCCAAGCAGCGACTCCTAGAAAAATTTCGGGTGCGATCGTTGGAAGGCATGGGCTGTGAACATTTGCCGTTGGCCGTGCGGGCAGCAGGCGGGTTGTTGGAATATTTGGAGAATACCTTAAAGAGTGAAAGGCGAAAGACGGAAGGTGAAAAGCAGAATCGAGACAGCCATTCCTCCCTGCTGTTGCAACCGCTGTGTACCTACACGCTGACCGAATATTTGGTGATTGATCATCAGACACGGCGCAATTTGGAGATTACGCAAACCGTCCGGGATGGCACGTTTCACGGATCGCTGCTGTGGGCGCTCGATCGCACCGTAACGGCAATGGGGGGGCGAATGCTGCGGCGTTGGCTGCTGCAACCGCTACTGGATATTGCGGCGATTCAAGCCAGACAGGACACGATCCAAGAACTGATCGAGAATGGGTCGCTTAGGCAGAATTTTCAGCAGCTATTGAAACGAATTTACGATCTGGAACGGCTAACTGGGCGGGCCGGATCTGGGACAGCTAATGCGCGAGATTTAGTAGCATTAGGTGATTCCTTGTGCAAATTGCCAGAGGTAGCAGCCTTAGCAGCGGCAGGCCGATCGCCCTATCTGCGAGCACTGCAATCCGTTCCGCCCGAACTAGAGCAATTGGGACGACATTTACAAGCACATTTGGTCGAACAACCGCCGCTGTATTTAACCGAAGGGAACTTGATTCGATCGGGCGTGAATACACAACTGGATGAATTACGGCGGCAAGTGGAAGCCGATCAGCAGTGGATTGCCCAACTAGAAGCGAGTGAACGTCAGCGCACGGGCATTCCCAATTTGAAAGTCGGCTATAACAAAACCTTTGGATATTACATCAGCATTTCTCGCGCCAAAGCTAAAGGCGATCAGGTTCCAGAGGGCTATATTCGCAAACAAACATTAACCAACGAAGAACGCTACATTACCACTGAATTGAAAGAAAAAGAAACCGCTCTGCAACATGCTCAAGATGTATTAAATAAACTAGAGTATGACATTTTTATTGAATTGCGATCCAACGTCGCTGAGTACGCCGAAATAATTCGTCCGATCGCCCAAGCGGTTGCGTCGATCGATGTGCTTTGTGCCTTATCGGAAGTTGCCGTGTACCAAGGCTATTGTCGTCCTGAAATCGTCCCCACTCGCGAAATTCACATCACTGATGGCCGCCATCCGGTCGTCGAACAATCGTTGCCTGCCGGATTCTTTGTGCCCAATTCAGCAATGTTGGGGAATCGGGAATCGGGAATCGGGAATCGGGAATCGGGAAAATGCAAGTCGAACAATAGCACCGAGGATCCTTCCCACTCCCTACTCCCCACTTCCCATTCTCCCGATCTGATCATCCTCACCGGCCCCAACGCCAGTGGCAAAAGCTGTTATCTGCGGCAGGTAGGCTTGATTCAACTGATGGCGCAAATGGGCAGCTTTGTTCCAGCCAAATCAGCAACCTTGGGCGTGTGCGATCGGATTTTTACTCGTGTCGGCGCAGTAGATGATCTGGCCACTGGACAATCCACATTTATGGTGGAGATGAACGAAACGGCGAATATTCTTAATCATGCTACGCCAAAATCATTGGTACTATTGGACGAAATTGGACGAGGAACGGCTACGTTCGATGGTTTGTCGATCGCGTGGGCGGTGGCAGAATACTTGGCGATCGAGATTCGGTCCCGCACAATTTTTGCGACGCATTACCATGAACTGAATGAACTCGCGTCTATCTTAGCTAATGTAGCGAATTATCAGGTCACGGTAAAAGAACTACCCGATCAAATCATTTTTCTGCACCAGGTGCAACCCGGAGGAGCCGATCGATCCTATGGAATTGAAGCCGGAAGACTGGCCGGACTACCTGCTTCGGTGATTCAACGCGCCAAACAAGTAATGACTCAAATCGAGAAGCATTCACATATTGCAGTCGGATTACGACAAGGCAATAAGAAAAATCATAAAAATTCTCAAGAAAAGAAAGCAAATGAAAAGGGTGAAAACTATCAGATAAACATTGAGTCGGACGATTTAGAACAACTTGATATCTTCAGCTAG
- the cbiB gene encoding adenosylcobinamide-phosphate synthase CbiB, with protein MVLAIAAFLDFLIGDPWNWPHPVQIMGWGIQQYTQWVLKRINHPLGQRIAGVVLAVLMVGLSAGVGWGLVYGARFVNAWFSLAIESILLASCFAGRSLRRSAEEVLKPLHQGDVAAARSRLQRYVGRDTEELSPSEILRAVLETVTENATDGVMAPLFWAIVGTFTPIGPVSFALGYKAASTLDSMVGYREEPYTYLGWFSARLEDVLTWLPCRFVVFSLCALANNPGYVWRVCCRDAPKDPSPNAGWSECVYAAILDVQVGGTNRYRGIEKQKPLLGNPNRSINAEAIRQALKLTRLNFLIWLAIGLVYKIFL; from the coding sequence ATGGTTCTAGCGATTGCAGCGTTCCTCGATTTTCTTATTGGCGACCCCTGGAATTGGCCGCACCCGGTTCAAATCATGGGGTGGGGTATCCAGCAGTATACTCAATGGGTTTTGAAACGAATCAACCATCCATTGGGGCAGCGCATTGCAGGGGTGGTGCTAGCGGTACTGATGGTTGGATTAAGTGCTGGTGTGGGCTGGGGACTGGTCTATGGTGCACGCTTTGTCAATGCATGGTTCAGTCTGGCGATCGAAAGCATTCTGTTAGCCAGTTGTTTTGCCGGACGCAGTTTGCGGCGATCAGCCGAAGAGGTGCTGAAACCCCTGCATCAGGGCGACGTGGCAGCAGCCCGTTCACGACTACAACGCTATGTGGGCCGCGACACCGAGGAGTTGTCTCCCTCAGAAATTTTGCGAGCCGTATTGGAAACTGTCACTGAAAACGCAACTGATGGTGTAATGGCTCCGTTATTTTGGGCGATCGTCGGCACCTTTACACCGATCGGTCCAGTTTCCTTTGCGCTGGGCTACAAAGCTGCCAGTACCCTCGACTCAATGGTAGGCTACCGGGAAGAACCCTATACCTACCTTGGCTGGTTCAGTGCCCGCCTGGAAGATGTGCTAACTTGGCTTCCTTGTCGCTTTGTAGTATTCAGTCTTTGTGCCCTAGCCAATAATCCAGGATATGTTTGGAGAGTATGCTGTCGCGATGCTCCCAAAGATCCTAGCCCCAATGCTGGCTGGAGTGAATGTGTGTATGCAGCGATTCTAGATGTGCAAGTCGGCGGAACTAATCGCTATCGCGGCATCGAAAAACAAAAGCCCCTCCTGGGAAATCCCAATCGCTCGATCAATGCGGAAGCCATTCGCCAAGCTTTGAAGTTAACACGCCTCAACTTCTTGATTTGGCTCGCGATCGGGCTGGTGTATAAAATTTTTCTCTGA
- a CDS encoding DUF4079 domain-containing protein, translating to MNLPSFLWLWRIAAWSMGLSLTAYVLLTITGSWMLVARHHSRPRPKWLRPVHYAIGGTMVGLVLLLLGIGLIGTIGYYGNLGHSAHLPAGLVVVGLTLLSAWSATQISPKRPWARSLHIGTNVALFLGFVLVSWTGWTVVQKYLP from the coding sequence TTGAATCTCCCCTCATTTCTCTGGCTTTGGCGTATTGCTGCTTGGTCAATGGGCTTATCTTTGACCGCCTATGTGCTGCTGACTATCACAGGTTCCTGGATGTTAGTGGCTCGGCATCACAGCCGACCGCGCCCTAAGTGGCTACGCCCAGTTCACTATGCAATCGGTGGCACAATGGTGGGGTTGGTACTGCTACTACTTGGCATTGGCTTAATTGGTACGATCGGCTATTACGGTAACTTGGGTCACTCGGCTCATTTACCTGCTGGTTTGGTGGTAGTAGGCTTAACATTGCTCTCAGCTTGGAGCGCCACCCAAATTAGCCCCAAACGACCGTGGGCCCGATCGCTGCACATTGGCACAAATGTAGCGTTGTTTTTAGGGTTTGTCCTAGTGTCGTGGACAGGATGGACGGTGGTTCAGAAGTATTTACCCTAA
- a CDS encoding glycosyltransferase — MRRHSEPKVFFYTTSTECNASGAAGAWYQTLLITLAEGFNELGIQHYSNHNYWRLLPNTNEFLLQHDPTVTHEDCDIVVLERQYVEENHALPKDLFKPSRKYITVYLDSDDGITTPSWLPEFRQFDFIFKPHHIQSVDYPDNIYPWTFGLTNRIIRELAEHNDSEFREKKLLVNFRHNKQPHSLRKFIEKSFVPKVESVLPIDTSGKSNAIHKSTPVAPEDPYHYLRWVQTGRRHNPSYFKSLREATACAAFSGLFLAPKVTDFNPRVSYYSSRIVDRLGIKTDRIAQWDSWRLWESLAAGCVTFHVDFEKYGFVLPVQPTNWEHYIGIDLDNIDEAIDRIRDNPELLDRIAKQGRAWVMQHYSPEATAERFLNTILGESPVLACV; from the coding sequence ATGCGCAGACATTCTGAGCCAAAAGTCTTTTTTTACACCACCTCTACTGAGTGCAATGCGTCTGGCGCTGCTGGGGCTTGGTACCAGACGCTTTTAATTACGCTGGCTGAAGGATTCAATGAATTAGGAATTCAGCACTATTCCAACCACAATTACTGGAGACTGCTGCCTAATACCAATGAGTTCTTGCTTCAGCATGATCCAACCGTTACGCATGAAGACTGCGATATTGTTGTGCTAGAACGACAATATGTTGAGGAAAACCATGCGTTACCAAAAGATTTATTCAAGCCATCGCGCAAGTACATTACAGTTTACCTAGATAGCGATGACGGCATCACAACACCTTCCTGGCTGCCGGAGTTTAGACAGTTTGACTTTATATTTAAACCGCATCATATTCAATCTGTTGACTATCCTGATAATATTTACCCTTGGACATTCGGTTTAACCAATAGAATCATTCGAGAGTTGGCAGAGCATAATGATTCGGAGTTTAGAGAAAAGAAGCTGTTAGTAAACTTTAGACATAACAAGCAGCCCCACTCGTTGAGAAAGTTCATTGAAAAAAGCTTTGTACCTAAAGTTGAATCTGTCCTGCCGATTGACACATCAGGTAAGAGCAATGCTATTCACAAATCTACCCCTGTAGCCCCAGAAGATCCCTATCACTATCTCCGATGGGTACAAACGGGTAGACGGCACAATCCGAGCTATTTCAAAAGCCTGCGGGAAGCTACAGCTTGTGCTGCCTTTAGTGGTCTCTTTCTAGCTCCTAAAGTCACTGATTTCAATCCAAGAGTCAGTTATTATTCTTCGAGAATCGTCGATCGCCTTGGCATCAAAACAGATCGAATTGCGCAGTGGGATAGTTGGCGTCTTTGGGAGTCTCTAGCGGCTGGTTGTGTAACTTTCCACGTAGATTTTGAGAAGTATGGTTTTGTGCTTCCAGTACAGCCAACTAATTGGGAACACTACATCGGAATTGACTTAGATAACATTGACGAAGCTATTGATAGAATTCGCGACAATCCTGAACTGCTCGATCGCATTGCAAAGCAGGGCCGTGCTTGGGTGATGCAACATTATTCTCCTGAAGCAACAGCAGAGCGGTTCTTGAACACCATTCTAGGCGAGTCACCAGTCCTTGCTTGTGTCTAA
- the gnd gene encoding decarboxylating NADP(+)-dependent phosphogluconate dehydrogenase — translation MAQSFGLIGLAVMGENLALNVERNGFPIAVYNRTSSVTDKFMSTRAQGKNVKPAYSLQELVQSLERPRKIMIMVKAGAPVDYVINDLKPLLEQGDMIIDGGNSLYTDTERRTQDLEAMGLRYIGMGVSGGEEGALNGPSLMPGGTKEAYEAIEPIVTKIAAQVDDGPCVTFIGPGGAGHYVKMVHNGIEYGDMQLIAEAYDMLKNALGLNHEQLHEVFAEWNTTDELDSFLIEITADIFKKMDDETGLPLVDVILDAAGQKGTGKWTVETALDLGIAIPTIVAAVNARIMSSIKEERVAAAKELSGPSGKYDGNTNAFINKVRDALYCSKICSYSQGMALIGKASKELFNSQIDLGECARIWKGGCIIRARFLGKIKHAFDENPNLPNLLLAPEFKQTILDRQDAWREVIMTAAKLGIPVPAFSASLDYFDSYRRDRLPQNLTQAQRDYFGAHTFERTDKPRGEFFHAAWF, via the coding sequence ATGGCACAAAGTTTTGGTTTGATCGGACTGGCGGTCATGGGGGAAAACTTGGCGCTAAACGTCGAGCGCAATGGTTTCCCGATCGCCGTATACAACCGCACTTCTAGCGTGACAGACAAATTTATGTCTACGCGGGCACAAGGTAAGAATGTAAAGCCTGCCTATTCACTTCAAGAATTAGTGCAGTCCTTGGAGCGGCCTCGCAAAATCATGATTATGGTAAAAGCGGGTGCTCCGGTTGATTATGTCATCAACGATCTGAAGCCCTTGCTTGAGCAGGGTGACATGATTATTGATGGGGGCAATTCGCTGTATACCGATACCGAACGCCGCACCCAAGACTTAGAGGCGATGGGGTTGCGCTATATCGGAATGGGTGTCAGTGGTGGTGAAGAAGGGGCACTCAATGGCCCCAGCTTGATGCCGGGTGGAACCAAAGAAGCCTATGAAGCGATCGAACCGATCGTCACTAAAATTGCCGCCCAGGTTGATGATGGCCCTTGTGTCACCTTCATCGGTCCGGGTGGGGCTGGGCACTATGTCAAAATGGTGCACAACGGCATCGAGTATGGCGACATGCAATTAATCGCCGAAGCCTATGACATGCTAAAAAATGCGCTGGGTTTAAACCACGAGCAACTACATGAAGTCTTTGCCGAGTGGAACACCACCGATGAGCTAGATTCCTTCTTAATTGAAATCACAGCCGACATCTTCAAGAAGATGGACGACGAAACCGGACTGCCCCTGGTGGATGTGATTCTAGATGCAGCCGGACAGAAAGGAACGGGCAAGTGGACTGTGGAAACGGCTCTCGACTTGGGCATTGCAATTCCGACGATCGTGGCCGCAGTAAATGCTCGTATTATGTCCTCTATTAAAGAAGAACGGGTGGCAGCCGCTAAGGAATTGTCGGGACCCTCCGGCAAGTATGATGGCAATACGAACGCCTTCATCAATAAAGTGCGAGATGCGCTCTACTGCTCGAAAATTTGTTCGTACTCTCAAGGGATGGCCTTGATTGGTAAAGCCTCCAAGGAACTGTTCAACTCTCAGATCGATTTAGGCGAATGTGCTCGTATTTGGAAAGGCGGCTGCATCATTCGGGCACGCTTTCTGGGCAAAATCAAGCACGCTTTTGATGAGAACCCTAACCTGCCCAACTTGCTGCTGGCTCCAGAGTTTAAGCAAACGATTCTCGATCGCCAGGATGCATGGCGCGAGGTAATCATGACCGCTGCTAAACTGGGCATCCCTGTTCCTGCCTTCAGTGCTTCTCTCGATTATTTCGACAGTTACCGTCGCGATCGGTTGCCGCAAAACCTCACCCAGGCCCAGCGTGATTACTTTGGTGCCCATACCTTCGAGCGCACTGATAAACCGAGAGGTGAATTTTTCCATGCCGCTTGGTTCTAA